In a single window of the Microbacterium sp. SL75 genome:
- a CDS encoding TetR/AcrR family transcriptional regulator, with amino-acid sequence MSETTSRPMRARGRARRELLLDATIAIIAEGGIAAVTHRSVAAAAGVPHSSTTYFFDSLDDMIGEAVAHAMAAELERLEQFRSVLVSGANSPGAAIDEFVEIVRSQSQDHTVAQFEIYLFASRHPALRVHVEKILDETRALAAAVLQTNGVTDPHAAAAVVALIDGFALHRIARSEEVQFQSLAHALRAAIVGFVTLAATSSLGEGDHSPA; translated from the coding sequence GTGAGCGAGACGACGAGCCGGCCGATGCGGGCGCGCGGTCGCGCGCGTCGCGAGCTGCTGTTGGACGCCACGATCGCGATCATCGCCGAGGGGGGCATCGCGGCCGTCACGCACAGGTCGGTGGCCGCCGCGGCGGGGGTGCCGCACTCGTCGACGACGTACTTCTTCGACTCGCTCGACGACATGATCGGCGAGGCCGTCGCGCACGCGATGGCGGCCGAGCTCGAGCGGCTCGAGCAGTTCCGCTCCGTCCTCGTCTCGGGCGCGAACAGCCCCGGGGCGGCGATCGACGAGTTCGTCGAGATCGTGCGCAGCCAATCGCAGGACCACACGGTCGCGCAGTTCGAGATCTACCTCTTCGCCTCGCGTCATCCGGCCCTGCGTGTTCACGTCGAGAAGATCCTCGACGAGACGCGGGCGCTCGCGGCGGCCGTGCTGCAGACGAACGGCGTGACCGATCCGCACGCCGCCGCTGCGGTCGTCGCCTTGATCGACGGTTTCGCCCTGCATCGCATCGCCCGTTCCGAGGAGGTCCAGTTTCAGTCGCTGGCGCACGCCCTGCGTGCCGCCATCGTGGGGTTCGTGACCCTCGCCGCGACCTCTTCGCTGGGCGAGGGGGATCACTCCCCCGCTTAG
- a CDS encoding flavin monoamine oxidase family protein, protein MTASPPSADRAPAPDVDVVVVGAGLSGLTAAHRLRQFGATVAVFEAAPRVGGRVSSAEVAGVHVDLGGTFVGPGQDRILALADEVGVSRYRTYAAGRNVIRWRGEHRRYRGTVPPVGASLLDVGRIQLTLDRLARTVPRGNPAAAPQAANLDAESLGSWLRRSHASPAARELIAIAGRTTWGCEPDEISFLHALHYIHQAGGLSSMLDTEGGAQEEHFVEGSHAIAERLADALGAALRVSAPVRRIETAAQGVRVSTADETVTARTVVVAVPPALRGRIDFAPALPPSHAQMAQRWPAGVLSKAYAVYERPFWRDHDLSGQGLSDTGPVFITFDAGPARAGAPGVLLGFIGGVYAREWDELAPAERRARALSSFADLFGPRALDAIGFIDQRWGAEPWVGGGPTAAPGPGAVVPYAGALAAPVGSILWAGTETADCWTGFMDGAVRAGERAALQARGILSSFSTDHEQTGVAR, encoded by the coding sequence ATGACCGCCTCCCCGCCCTCTGCGGACCGGGCCCCGGCCCCCGACGTCGACGTGGTCGTGGTCGGCGCAGGTCTCTCGGGCCTGACCGCCGCTCACCGGCTTCGCCAGTTCGGCGCGACGGTGGCGGTGTTCGAAGCGGCGCCCCGCGTGGGCGGACGCGTGTCGTCGGCGGAGGTGGCGGGGGTGCACGTCGACCTCGGCGGGACGTTCGTCGGCCCCGGCCAGGATCGCATCCTGGCGCTCGCCGACGAAGTGGGCGTCTCGCGCTATCGGACCTACGCCGCGGGTCGCAACGTCATCCGGTGGCGCGGCGAGCATCGGCGCTACCGGGGCACGGTGCCTCCGGTCGGCGCGAGCCTGCTCGACGTGGGACGGATCCAGCTCACTCTCGACCGCCTGGCGCGCACCGTCCCCCGGGGGAACCCCGCCGCAGCCCCGCAGGCCGCGAACCTGGATGCCGAGAGCCTCGGCTCGTGGCTGCGCCGCTCGCACGCTTCTCCCGCGGCGCGAGAGCTCATCGCGATCGCCGGCCGGACGACGTGGGGGTGCGAGCCCGACGAGATCTCGTTCCTGCACGCTCTGCACTACATCCACCAGGCGGGTGGACTGTCGTCGATGCTCGACACCGAGGGAGGCGCGCAAGAGGAGCACTTCGTCGAGGGCTCGCACGCGATCGCCGAGCGTCTCGCCGACGCGCTCGGGGCTGCCCTGCGGGTGAGCGCTCCGGTGCGGCGCATCGAGACCGCCGCCCAGGGGGTGCGCGTGTCGACGGCCGACGAGACGGTGACCGCTCGCACCGTCGTCGTCGCCGTGCCACCGGCGCTGCGCGGCAGGATCGACTTCGCGCCGGCCCTTCCCCCCTCTCACGCCCAGATGGCCCAGCGATGGCCGGCGGGGGTGCTGTCGAAGGCCTATGCCGTGTACGAGCGGCCGTTCTGGCGCGACCACGACCTGTCGGGGCAGGGGCTCTCCGACACCGGCCCGGTCTTCATCACGTTCGACGCCGGTCCCGCTCGCGCCGGCGCCCCCGGCGTGCTCCTCGGCTTCATCGGCGGGGTCTACGCCCGTGAGTGGGACGAGCTGGCACCCGCCGAGCGCAGAGCGCGGGCGCTGTCGTCCTTCGCCGACCTGTTCGGCCCCCGGGCACTGGATGCCATCGGCTTTATCGACCAGCGCTGGGGCGCCGAGCCCTGGGTCGGCGGCGGCCCCACGGCCGCCCCGGGGCCGGGAGCGGTCGTGCCCTACGCCGGTGCCCTGGCCGCCCCCGTCGGGTCGATCCTCTGGGCCGGGACCGAGACGGCCGATTGCTGGACGGGATTCATGGACGGCGCCGTCCGCGCCGGTGAGCGCGCGGCGCTCCAGGCCCGCGGCATCCTGAGCTCCTTCTCGACCGACCACGAACAGACGGGAGTCGCCCGATGA
- a CDS encoding alpha/beta hydrolase fold domain-containing protein, producing MSLSMTLTTAAMWVSARPIRLALARDDYLETLDPGRRPADPPARLRRSGRVVVSREGGLPVYRYEPAARTAGLELMYLPGGGLVNPLVAEHWWIVERLARATGAAITVVCYPLAPEHRADDTLAVIDAQYERLAARAGTSRLLVAGDSAGGAVAVGLALRAARRPDGLVLFSPWLDLALVDPGIARRMPRDPSLRVPGLRAGAQAWVGDRGLDDPELNPARMELAGLPPTLVFQGGRDIFFDDAVAFARRARAERASVRLVTARAGFHVYVGAFWTPEARAAYALVGAFSLDP from the coding sequence GTGTCGCTGTCGATGACGCTCACGACCGCGGCGATGTGGGTGAGCGCGCGGCCGATCCGCCTCGCGCTGGCTCGTGACGACTACCTCGAGACGCTCGACCCGGGCCGCCGTCCGGCCGATCCGCCGGCGCGCCTGCGACGCTCGGGCCGTGTCGTCGTCTCGCGTGAGGGCGGGCTGCCCGTCTACCGCTACGAGCCGGCGGCGCGCACCGCGGGCCTCGAGCTGATGTACCTGCCCGGTGGGGGACTGGTGAATCCCCTCGTCGCCGAGCACTGGTGGATCGTCGAGCGTCTCGCCCGGGCGACCGGGGCGGCGATCACGGTGGTCTGCTACCCCCTGGCGCCCGAGCATCGGGCCGACGACACCCTCGCCGTGATCGACGCCCAGTACGAACGTCTCGCCGCGCGGGCGGGGACCTCCCGCCTCCTCGTGGCGGGCGACTCGGCCGGAGGGGCCGTGGCGGTGGGGCTCGCCCTGCGCGCCGCGCGTCGACCGGACGGGCTCGTGCTGTTCTCGCCGTGGCTCGACCTCGCTCTCGTCGACCCGGGGATCGCGCGTCGGATGCCGCGGGATCCCTCGCTGCGCGTCCCCGGCCTTCGAGCGGGCGCGCAGGCGTGGGTGGGCGATCGGGGGCTCGACGACCCGGAGCTCAATCCCGCGCGGATGGAGCTCGCCGGGCTGCCGCCGACCCTCGTGTTCCAGGGGGGTCGCGACATCTTCTTCGACGACGCCGTCGCCTTCGCTCGACGGGCGCGCGCCGAGCGGGCGTCGGTGCGTCTGGTGACCGCTCGGGCGGGGTTCCACGTCTACGTCGGGGCGTTCTGGACGCCCGAGGCGCGCGCGGCCTACGCGCTCGTGGGGGCTTTCTCGCTCGATCCCTAG
- the crcB gene encoding fluoride efflux transporter CrcB: MPLVFLAVALAGGVGAALRYLLDVAVRRRTGERFPWGILVVNLTGALVLGILTPLPADESWRWVLGTGLLGGYTTFSAVAVTTALLAEEGRSRAAVSYAVVSFVGSVVAAALGLSLGSAL, from the coding sequence ATGCCGCTCGTCTTCCTCGCCGTGGCCCTCGCCGGCGGCGTGGGGGCGGCGCTGCGCTATCTGCTCGATGTGGCTGTGCGGCGCCGCACGGGGGAGCGGTTCCCGTGGGGCATCCTGGTCGTGAATCTTACCGGGGCACTCGTGCTCGGCATCCTGACCCCCCTTCCCGCCGACGAGTCGTGGCGGTGGGTCCTCGGGACGGGTCTGCTCGGCGGGTACACGACATTCAGCGCGGTGGCTGTGACCACGGCGCTGCTCGCCGAAGAGGGGCGCTCGCGCGCGGCGGTGTCGTACGCGGTGGTGTCGTTCGTCGGGTCCGTCGTCGCGGCGGCACTGGGTCTGTCGCTCGGATCGGCGCTCTGA
- a CDS encoding efflux RND transporter permease subunit, with translation MSYLAVLSLKNRALIALVTIVAAIFGGLALTSLKQELIPSIEFPQLAVVTTYPGASPEVVETDVSTPIENAIRGVEGLESSTATSTTNSSIVSAKFTYGTDLAGAQQKILAAIARIKDQLPDSADTTVASASIDDFPVIQLAVTGFTDAEATQSILQTSVVPDLEDVAGVNGAQIVGGTAQRVTITPDTTKLAERGFSQQAITDALDANGVLFPGGSLTEGDQTLTVQTGSKLTSVDEISALPLVPTDAAQFQAGQTKISDVATVALEPDPVTTLSRVDGQPALTIAVTKLPAANTVDVSRGVLDALPGLESQLGQGAKFTVVFDQAPFVQQSIEALAQEGLLGLVFAVVVILIFLMSVRSTLVTAISIPTSVLITFVGLQAFGYSLNILTLGALTIAIGRVVDDSIVVIENIKRHYVGDADKIPTIVRAVREVAAAITASTITSVAVFLPIAFVGDVTGELFRPFSLTVTIAMAASLLVSLTIVPVLASWFLKPGKVIRDAEGNPIDPESPTAPPSRLQKAYVPVLRWTLKHSWVTLTLAVLVLGGTLASVPLLKTDFLGDSGQNTFTVTQKIGSAPSLDAEDAAAQKVEAVLLDTDGVQTVQTSIGSSGSALRDAFSGGGSGITYSITSESGVDQVELRDRVRTELEALPDAGEIEVAASGGGLGSAGITVDVTAADGQSLQQASDAVVAGLQGRDGIGQVTSSLSASLPFVSVRVDRDAASERGLSERAVGALVSATQQPRQAGTVELDGRGVTVYVATANPPKTIDDLRALEIPSARGNVRLDEIAAVEQSQTPPSISTSRGLRTATITVTPTTDDLGRSSSTVSAALADTALPQGATAKVGGSVTDQADAFSQLGLALLAAILIVYVVMVATFKSLRQPLELLVSVPFAATGAILMLLITGVPLGVAGMIGALMLVGIVVTNAIVLIDLVNQYRARGLSVFEATVVGGARRLRPILMTALAAIFALVPMALGITGHGGFISQPLAVVVIGGLVSSTFLTLLVLPTLYNLIEGASERRRERRAAREAGHVESTADDGHPLSRRELREKH, from the coding sequence GTGTCGTACCTGGCCGTCCTGAGCCTGAAGAACCGCGCCCTCATCGCCCTCGTCACGATCGTCGCGGCGATCTTCGGCGGGCTCGCGCTCACCAGCCTCAAGCAGGAGCTCATCCCCTCGATCGAGTTCCCCCAGCTCGCCGTCGTCACAACCTACCCGGGGGCGTCGCCCGAGGTCGTCGAGACCGATGTCTCGACCCCGATCGAGAACGCCATCCGCGGTGTCGAGGGGCTCGAATCGAGCACCGCCACGAGCACGACGAACTCGTCGATCGTCTCGGCGAAGTTCACCTACGGCACCGACCTCGCCGGGGCGCAGCAGAAGATCCTCGCCGCGATCGCGCGCATCAAGGACCAGCTCCCCGACTCCGCCGACACCACCGTCGCGTCGGCCAGCATCGACGACTTCCCCGTCATCCAGCTCGCCGTCACGGGATTCACCGACGCCGAGGCGACGCAGTCCATCCTCCAGACGAGCGTGGTCCCCGACCTCGAGGACGTCGCGGGAGTCAACGGCGCGCAGATCGTGGGCGGCACCGCCCAGCGCGTGACGATCACCCCCGACACCACCAAGCTCGCCGAGCGCGGCTTCAGCCAGCAGGCGATCACCGACGCCCTCGACGCCAACGGTGTGCTCTTCCCGGGCGGCTCCCTGACCGAGGGCGACCAGACCCTCACCGTGCAGACCGGGTCGAAGCTGACCAGCGTCGACGAGATCTCCGCCCTCCCGCTCGTGCCCACCGACGCCGCCCAGTTCCAGGCGGGGCAGACGAAGATCAGCGATGTCGCCACGGTCGCCCTCGAGCCCGACCCCGTGACCACGCTGTCGCGCGTCGACGGGCAGCCGGCCCTGACCATCGCCGTCACGAAGCTCCCGGCCGCGAACACCGTCGACGTCTCGCGTGGCGTTCTCGATGCGCTCCCGGGTCTCGAATCGCAGCTCGGCCAGGGCGCGAAGTTCACGGTCGTCTTCGACCAGGCGCCGTTCGTCCAGCAGTCGATCGAGGCCCTCGCGCAAGAGGGGCTTCTCGGTCTCGTCTTCGCCGTCGTGGTGATCCTCATCTTCCTCATGTCGGTGCGGTCGACGCTCGTGACGGCGATCTCGATCCCCACCAGCGTCCTCATCACCTTCGTCGGGCTGCAGGCCTTCGGGTACTCGCTGAACATCCTGACGCTCGGCGCGCTCACGATCGCGATCGGCCGCGTCGTCGACGACTCGATCGTGGTGATCGAGAACATCAAGCGCCATTACGTCGGTGACGCCGACAAGATCCCCACGATCGTGCGCGCGGTGCGCGAGGTGGCGGCCGCCATCACGGCATCCACCATCACCTCCGTTGCAGTGTTCCTCCCCATCGCCTTCGTGGGGGACGTGACGGGAGAACTCTTCCGGCCGTTCTCGCTGACCGTGACGATCGCCATGGCGGCCTCGCTGCTCGTGTCGCTCACCATCGTGCCCGTGCTGGCGTCGTGGTTCCTGAAGCCCGGAAAGGTCATCCGCGACGCCGAGGGGAATCCGATCGACCCCGAGTCGCCGACCGCGCCGCCCTCGCGCTTGCAGAAGGCCTACGTTCCGGTGCTGCGCTGGACGCTGAAGCACTCGTGGGTCACCCTCACTCTGGCCGTGCTCGTGCTCGGCGGGACGCTCGCGTCCGTTCCCCTGCTCAAGACGGACTTCCTCGGAGACTCCGGTCAGAACACCTTCACCGTCACGCAAAAGATCGGCTCCGCCCCGAGCCTGGATGCCGAGGACGCGGCGGCCCAGAAGGTCGAGGCCGTTCTGCTCGACACCGACGGCGTGCAGACGGTGCAGACCTCGATCGGCTCGAGCGGGTCGGCGTTGCGCGACGCCTTCTCGGGCGGAGGCTCGGGCATCACGTACTCGATCACCTCCGAATCGGGCGTCGACCAGGTCGAGCTCCGCGACCGCGTTCGCACCGAACTCGAGGCGCTCCCCGACGCGGGCGAGATCGAGGTCGCGGCCTCCGGCGGCGGACTCGGCTCGGCCGGCATCACCGTCGACGTCACCGCCGCCGACGGACAGTCGCTGCAGCAGGCGAGCGATGCCGTGGTCGCGGGTCTGCAGGGGCGCGACGGCATCGGTCAGGTCACCAGCAGCCTCTCGGCATCCCTCCCCTTCGTCTCCGTGCGCGTCGACCGCGACGCGGCCTCCGAGCGCGGGCTGTCCGAACGCGCCGTGGGTGCGCTCGTCTCGGCGACGCAGCAGCCGCGGCAGGCCGGCACGGTAGAACTCGACGGACGCGGGGTGACCGTGTACGTCGCCACCGCCAACCCGCCGAAGACCATCGACGACCTGCGCGCCCTCGAGATCCCGAGCGCGCGCGGCAACGTCCGCCTCGACGAGATCGCCGCCGTCGAGCAGAGCCAGACCCCGCCGTCGATCTCGACCTCACGGGGATTGCGGACGGCCACGATCACCGTGACCCCCACGACCGACGACCTCGGCCGTTCTTCCTCGACCGTCAGCGCGGCCCTCGCCGACACGGCCCTGCCCCAGGGGGCCACTGCCAAGGTGGGCGGTTCGGTCACCGACCAGGCAGATGCGTTCAGCCAGCTCGGCCTCGCCCTGCTCGCGGCGATCCTCATCGTCTACGTGGTGATGGTCGCGACCTTCAAGTCGCTGCGCCAGCCGCTCGAGCTGCTCGTGTCGGTGCCGTTCGCGGCGACCGGAGCGATCCTCATGCTGTTGATCACGGGTGTCCCGCTCGGGGTCGCGGGCATGATCGGTGCACTGATGCTCGTCGGCATCGTGGTGACCAACGCGATCGTGCTCATCGACCTCGTGAACCAGTACCGGGCCCGCGGCCTCAGCGTCTTCGAGGCGACGGTCGTGGGAGGCGCCCGACGCCTGCGTCCCATCCTGATGACGGCTCTCGCGGCGATCTTCGCCCTCGTGCCGATGGCCCTGGGGATCACCGGCCACGGCGGATTCATCTCGCAGCCGCTGGCGGTCGTGGTGATCGGCGGGCTCGTGTCGTCGACGTTCCTGACGCTGCTGGTGCTGCCGACGCTCTACAACCTCATCGAAGGAGCGAGCGAGAGGCGCCGTGAGCGGCGGGCGGCGCGAGAGGCAGGGCACGTCGAGTCGACGGCCGACGACGGGCACCCCCTGAGCCGCCGAGAACTGCGCGAGAAGCACTGA
- a CDS encoding aldose 1-epimerase family protein, translating into MTADPTGFRFRLRGEHSSAEIAQVGAALRALTVDGVDLVPRYPDDLPTPAASGVVLVPWPNRIRDGKYSFDGEDQQLAISEPKFGNASHGLLRFGTYHALEHSDEQLVLGAEVVPQTGYPFHLRTRVAYTLRADGLHVSHVIENVGSKAAPVALGVHPYLHIGGVPTEDLVVRSTGTTTLVLDDRNIPVDEVPVDAATDLREGRRLGDASLDNGYRGLERDADGRAHHTLTAPDGRCVQLWQDDGFRWAQVFTTDRYPGQSLAVAIEPMTAPANAFATGTDLERLEPGAKMTREWGISYRA; encoded by the coding sequence ATGACCGCCGACCCCACCGGATTCCGCTTCCGCCTCCGCGGCGAGCACTCCTCCGCCGAGATCGCTCAGGTGGGTGCCGCGCTTCGCGCGCTGACGGTCGACGGCGTCGACCTCGTGCCGCGCTACCCCGACGACCTGCCCACGCCCGCGGCATCCGGAGTCGTCCTCGTCCCGTGGCCGAACCGCATCCGCGACGGTAAGTACTCCTTCGACGGCGAGGACCAGCAGCTCGCGATCAGCGAGCCGAAGTTCGGCAACGCCAGTCACGGCCTTTTGCGCTTCGGGACCTATCACGCCCTCGAGCACAGCGACGAGCAGCTCGTGCTCGGCGCCGAGGTGGTGCCGCAGACCGGCTATCCCTTCCACCTGCGCACGCGGGTCGCGTACACCCTTCGCGCCGACGGTCTGCACGTGAGCCACGTCATCGAGAACGTCGGGTCGAAGGCCGCCCCCGTCGCCCTGGGCGTGCACCCGTACCTCCACATCGGCGGCGTTCCGACGGAGGATCTGGTGGTGCGATCGACCGGCACGACCACGCTCGTCCTCGACGACCGCAACATCCCCGTCGACGAGGTGCCGGTCGATGCCGCCACCGACCTGCGCGAGGGTCGCCGTCTCGGCGATGCCTCGCTCGACAACGGCTATCGCGGATTGGAGCGGGATGCCGACGGCCGGGCGCACCACACCCTCACCGCTCCCGACGGTCGGTGCGTGCAGCTGTGGCAGGATGACGGGTTCCGCTGGGCGCAGGTGTTCACGACCGATCGCTACCCCGGGCAGTCCCTCGCGGTGGCGATCGAGCCGATGACGGCTCCGGCGAACGCTTTCGCGACCGGGACGGACCTGGAGCGACTCGAACCGGGCGCGAAAATGACCAGGGAATGGGGCATTTCCTACCGCGCGTAA
- a CDS encoding antibiotic biosynthesis monooxygenase, translated as MADTDAHPITVAIERRIDPTRTAEATSWMQAGTDLATTFPGFLGSGWVRAGEDSDLWYMLYRFRDITTLEEWESSTQRQWWLDSGRPFAREERSERRTGIEGWFDAPHGSILEAATVTEAGTQPIHQPVPAAPPRWKQAVTIWVGFFPTNLAASWLLGFVPGFAEIPLVLRVLATTLMLTPVMTYAVLPWVTRMLQPWLQRPRRSRKATS; from the coding sequence ATGGCAGACACCGACGCCCACCCCATCACGGTGGCGATCGAGCGGCGCATCGACCCGACGCGCACCGCCGAAGCGACCTCCTGGATGCAGGCCGGCACCGACCTCGCGACCACTTTCCCGGGCTTCCTCGGCTCGGGGTGGGTGCGCGCGGGTGAAGACAGCGACCTCTGGTACATGCTGTACCGCTTCCGCGACATCACGACGCTCGAGGAGTGGGAGAGCTCGACGCAGCGCCAGTGGTGGCTCGACTCGGGGCGCCCCTTCGCGCGCGAAGAGCGCAGCGAACGACGCACCGGGATCGAGGGCTGGTTCGACGCCCCGCACGGCTCGATCCTCGAGGCGGCGACAGTGACGGAGGCCGGAACCCAACCGATCCACCAACCGGTGCCGGCGGCTCCCCCGCGGTGGAAGCAGGCCGTGACGATCTGGGTCGGGTTCTTCCCGACGAATCTGGCGGCGTCGTGGCTGCTGGGCTTCGTTCCCGGGTTCGCCGAGATCCCCCTCGTCCTGCGCGTGCTCGCCACCACCCTCATGCTCACTCCCGTCATGACCTACGCGGTCCTCCCGTGGGTCACCCGCATGCTGCAGCCCTGGCTGCAGCGTCCGCGCCGATCGCGAAAGGCCACGTCATGA